TTCTATACTATAAAAAAGGGGAAGGGCTGAGCGCAGCCGAAGCATTTCTACTACTCAACTATTACAATCCATGAAGGTACCAGCGCACACCAGAAGCGCCCGCGGCACCGACGCAAGCAAAATCCTGATGTTCCCGGATGGTGTTGGGCCAAACCGCTAGTTCCGGCCCCTTCGCACGGGGAAGAACAGCAGTTGCACAATCAACAACGCAAGACTGGTAAAGAGTGCACTCCCCAGAATTTTTCCGAGCGTAAGGCCAATGTGGCGGAAACTGCCCAGCTCCAGCAGAAAAAACGCCGCGTGGTGCAGCAGCACCAGCAGGAGCAGGTACACGCTAAACCACTGCCAGCCCATCTGGTGCACGTTCACGGTGTCGGCGCTGTCGTAGCCGTCGCGCGGGGTGAGTAGGCGCAGCACCCAGGGCCGCAGGAAGCCCAGCAGCACCGCCGCCGCTGCGTGCAGCCCGCCCGTGTCGTAGAAAATGTCCATCGTCAGGCCCATGCCGAAGGACAGCAGCAGCTGCACCACAATGGGCGTGGCGATGGGCAGAAACAACAGGAAGCCCAGGTAAAAAAAGCACCAGCCCAGGTCGAACAGCACCAGCCGGCTGATGAGCAGCACGTGTACCCCCGCGTAAAGAAAAAAGCGTAGCGTCTGAATCAGGAGAAACCGCAGTCCACTCATGGGCGGGGGGCTCCTTCCACTTTCAGCCCCGCGTGAGCTTCCACGGTGTCGCGCTCGGCCTTGGGCCGGGGCGTTACCACGTACACATGCGTCAGGTTGCCGAAGTTGACGCCCAGCCGCACCCGTATCGTCCAGAAATTCTTATCGGGTTCTTTAACGAAGGAATCGATGGTGCCAATGAAGATGCCTTCGGGAAATACCGCGTTGTAGCCCGACGTCACCACCGTGTCGCCCTTCACCAGTCGGGTTTCGCGCAGCACGTTGTCGAGGGTGGCGTGGGTGGGGTCGTCGCCCTCCCAGCGAATGGTGCCAAACGTGCCGTCGCGCTTAATCTTGGAGGCAATGCTGGTTTTGGAGTTGAGCAGGCTCGTTACGGTGGCGTAGTGCTCGCTCACCACCTTCACGCGGCCCACCACCCCGTTGGCCGCTATCACGCCTAGGCCGGGGCGCACGCCGTTGGCGCTGCCCACGTTCAACGTGAGGAAGTTGTCCACATTCCGGAGCATATTGTTGATAACCCGGGCCGGAATGAGTGGATAACTCGGGTCCCGGGCCGCCAGCCGCTGCAACCCGAGCAAAATCGTATCGGGCTTGGCCGCCGGCCGCTGGTAGCGAATGCGCTTCAGCGAGTCGGTGCGGGCCGGCGGCACGGCCACCGAATCGGCTTCGCGGCCAACGGTATCGGGCAGGTAGAGCTGCTGGCGCAGGGCGGCATTTTCGGTCGCCAGCTGCTTGTTCATCTCGGCCAAATGGAAGTAATCGGCTACCTGCGTGCGCTTGGCCAGCACCTGGCCCGCGTAAGAATTAGCCGAATTAAAAAATGCCGCCCGTTGGTACGAGTTATTGGTGACAAATAAATACAGGCTAATTATTTCCAACAAGCCAAATACCAACACCCCGCGAAAGCGATATAGGAATAGAAATAAATTCCGCACGGGGTATTTTAATTGATTACAGTAATTAAGAACGTCATGCTGAGCGCAGCCGAAGCATCTCGCGTGCAGCAGTAATTAATTACTCTCGCGGTAGAGATGCTTCGGCTGCGCTCAGCATGACGAACGGGTGCTTTAGCCCAAAATTACGTCAGCAGCACGCCTTTAAAGGCCTGAATGTCTTTGATGGCCTTGCCGGTGCCGCGCACCACGGCGCGCAGCGGGTCTTCGGCAATGTGAATGGGCAGCTTGGTTTTGGCCGCCAGGCGCTTGTCGAGGCCGCGCAACAGGGCGCCGCCGCCGGTGAGGTGAATGCCGTTCTCGTAAATATCGGCCGACAACTCGGGCGGCGATATTTCCAGGGCTTTCAATACGGCTTCTTCAATTTTTGCCACCGATTTATCGAGGGCAATGGCAATTTCCGAGAAGGTCACTTTAATTACTTTCGGAATGCCGGTCATCAAGTCGCGGCCGCGCACTTCATGGTCGGGCGGCGGCACGTCGAGTTCGGTAAGGGCGGCGCCCACTTCAATTTTGATGCGCTCGGCCGAGCGCTCGCCGATGAGCAGGTTGTGCTGCCGGCGCATGTAGTCGAGAATGTCCTGGTTGAAGACGTCGCCGGCCGTTTTGATGGATTGGTCGCACACAATGCCCGACAAGGCAATCACCGCAATTTCGGTGGTGCCACCTCCGATGTCGATAATCATCGAGCCCACGGGCTGCTCCACGTCGATGCCGATGCCGATGGCGGCGGCCATGGGCTCCTGAATCATCCACACTTCCTTGGCACCAGCGTGCTCGGCCGAGTCACGCACGGCGCGCTTTTCTACTTCGGTAATGCCCGACGGGATGCAGATGACCATGCGGTGCGAGGGCTGAAACAGCCGGGTCCGCGTGTCAATCATCTTAATCATGCCCTTAATCATTTCCTCAGCGGCGTGGAAATCGGCAATAACCCCGTCTTTCAGCGGCCGGATGGTCCGGATGTTGTCATGGGTTTTTTCGTGCATCTGCTGCGCCTGGCGGCCCACCGCGATGACTTTATTCGTGGTTCGGTCTTTTGCAATGATGCTCGGCTCATCCACCACGATTTTATCGTTGTGAATGATAAGCGTATTAGCGGTACCCAGGTCTATGGCTATATCGCTGGTAAGGAAATTAAAGAAACCCATTGAGTTAGCTGCAATAAGGCGAAGCCCCGGCAGGAGCCTGGGCAAAATAATGGGCAAAGGTACGGAAGGTTTTGGCTGAGGTTCAGCATAACTTCCGGGCGGTTTGAGCGGCCCAAGCCCAACTATTATCGTCCCAGCCACGGTGCCTTCCGTGCTTTAGGCCCCAAGAACGCGCTGGAGCACGCCGCACAAAAAAGCCCCGCCGGCTTGGTAGCTGGCGGGGCTTTTTTATTTCTAATAAGTGGAGCTAAAAAGGGGAAATGCTGTCCCCTCCCGCCCCTCAAAATTGGGCTAGTGCTTGAAGTGGCGCACGCCGGTGAGCACCATGGCCATGCCCAATTCGTCGCAGGCGCGGATGCTGTCGGCGTCTTTGATGGAGCCGCCGGGCTGCACCACGGCGCGAATGCCGGCCGCCCCGGCAATTTCCACGCAGTCGGGAAACGGGAAGAACGCATCCGACGCCATCACGGCACCGTGCAGGTCGAACCCAAAGCTGAGGGCCTTCTCAATGGCCTGGCGCAGGGCGTCGACGCGGGAGGTTTGGCCCACGCCGGACGCCAGCAGCTGGCCCGCCCGCGCCAGCACGATGGTA
This region of Hymenobacter sedentarius genomic DNA includes:
- the mreC gene encoding rod shape-determining protein MreC — translated: MRNLFLFLYRFRGVLVFGLLEIISLYLFVTNNSYQRAAFFNSANSYAGQVLAKRTQVADYFHLAEMNKQLATENAALRQQLYLPDTVGREADSVAVPPARTDSLKRIRYQRPAAKPDTILLGLQRLAARDPSYPLIPARVINNMLRNVDNFLTLNVGSANGVRPGLGVIAANGVVGRVKVVSEHYATVTSLLNSKTSIASKIKRDGTFGTIRWEGDDPTHATLDNVLRETRLVKGDTVVTSGYNAVFPEGIFIGTIDSFVKEPDKNFWTIRVRLGVNFGNLTHVYVVTPRPKAERDTVEAHAGLKVEGAPRP
- a CDS encoding rod shape-determining protein; the encoded protein is MGFFNFLTSDIAIDLGTANTLIIHNDKIVVDEPSIIAKDRTTNKVIAVGRQAQQMHEKTHDNIRTIRPLKDGVIADFHAAEEMIKGMIKMIDTRTRLFQPSHRMVICIPSGITEVEKRAVRDSAEHAGAKEVWMIQEPMAAAIGIGIDVEQPVGSMIIDIGGGTTEIAVIALSGIVCDQSIKTAGDVFNQDILDYMRRQHNLLIGERSAERIKIEVGAALTELDVPPPDHEVRGRDLMTGIPKVIKVTFSEIAIALDKSVAKIEEAVLKALEISPPELSADIYENGIHLTGGGALLRGLDKRLAAKTKLPIHIAEDPLRAVVRGTGKAIKDIQAFKGVLLT